CCCTGACGGACCTGCGCTACGTGTGGGGCGGCTTCGTGTACCTGCAGGACCTGCTGGAGCGCGCGGCCGTGCGCGTGCTCAGCGGCGCTGCGCCCCGCGCCGGCCTCTACGTGCAGCAGATGCCCTACCCGTGCTACGTGGACGACGCGTGAGCGCCCCAGCCGCCCGAACCCGGGTCCCGGGGGGGACCCCGACTCCGTTTGCAACGCTCACGCAGTCAAGGCTGCAAACCCCGAGGCCCGTGGCGGGAGGAGCAGGGATCCCCGAGGGCCGGGGGTCTCCGGATGCCGGAGAACGTGGCCTGTGCTGACCGCTGGGACCCTGAGGCTAGATCAGGGGCCCGAGGATAAGGGAGGGCGAATGTCCAGAGCTGGCTGCGTCTTGGGATCCTGAGACGCCAACGCGGTGCCAGACGGGGGCTGCACAGGGTCTCTGCCCCCACCTctgccgccccccacccccaggttcCTGCGCGTGCTGAGCCGGTCTCTGCCGCTCTTCCTCACGCTGGCCTGGATCTACTCGGTGGCGCTGACGGTGAAGGCCGTGGTGCGCGAGAAGGAGACGCGGCTGCGCTACACGATGCGCGCCATGGGGCTTGGCGGCGCCGTGCTGTGGCTCAGCTGGTTCCTCAGCTGCCTCGGGCCCTTCCTCTTCAGCACCGCGCTGCTCGTGCTGGTGCTCAAGGTGGGCGCACCTCGGTCTTTCTGGCTGCAGAATGGGCGCGCGCGCGGGAGGGTGGCAGCCAGGAGGCACCTTGTGTTGTGCGCGCCCCTGGGCAAATCTGGGCGCCTTTGCCTCCCGCAGCTCGGGGATATCCTCCCCTACAGCAACCCGGCCGTGGTCTTCCTGTTCTTGGCGGCCTTCGCCGTGGCCACGGTGGTCCAGAGCTTCTTGCTGAGCGCCTTCTTCTCCCGCGCCAACCTGGCGGCCGCCTGTGGGGGCCTCGCCTACTTCGTGCTTTATCTGCCCTATGTGCTGTGCGTGGCCTGGCGGGACCAGCTGCCCGTGGGTGGCCGGGTGGCCGCGGTGagagccgggccgggccgggcggggTGTGGGACACCGTCAGGCGCTCGCTCGCTGACCCGCTCACCCCCATCGGCAGAGCCTTCTGTCGCCCGTGGCCTTCGGCTTCGGCTGCGAGGGCCTGGCGCTGCTGGAGGAGCGGGGCGAGGGGGCGCAGTGGCACAACATGGGCACCGGGCCTACGGCCGACGTCTTCAGCCTGGCCCAAGTGTCAGGGCTTCTGCTGCTCGATGCCGTGCTCTACGGCCTCGCCACTTGGTACCTGGAGGCCGTGTGCCCAGGTGGGGACTCCCGGCTGGGGCGTATCTGCACGAGGGAGGCGGGGCTGAGGGGCTGTTCGGTACCTGGAGGCCGGTCGGAAGTGAGAGGGTGGGGCTTCCTGGCGCATGCGCATAGGAGGCCGCGTTTGAGGGGCGGCCTGGGCTGGTGGGCGAAGTTTCTTGGTCGCCTCCTATCTGGATGCCGTGATCCCAGGTGTGTGGCCAGAGCTGGCACACTCCAGGGGGATGGGCTCCAGGGGCAACTGAGCACCGCTCCCCCCAGGCCAGTACGGGATCCCCGAACCGTGGAACTTTCCCTTTCGAAGGAGCTACTGGTTCGGACCTCGGCCCCCCAAGTGtctcgccccgccccccgccctgcAAGACCCGGAGGGTGAGGCCCCGCAAGCCTTAGCAGCCGCTTCCCCGTCTGGATGCCCCAGGTCCCCCAAAAACCAGATTCCCACAGATCCCAATCTCCCTCATCTCCCCAGGCGCCCGGGGGCTCCCCTAACTCCTACAGACCCCAGCCCGATAGGTCCCCCACTCTGCAGACCAGCTTTAACGGGCTCCCCCGACGGAGTCTGCCCTCCTTCCACAGTGCTGGTGGAAGAGGCGCCGCCCGGCCTGATGCCGGGGGTCTCCATTCGGGGCTTGGAAAAGCGCTTTCCTGGCAACCCGCAGCCCGCGCTGCGCGGGCTCAGCCTCGACTTCTACCAGGGCCACATCACCGCCTTCCTGGGCCCCAACGGGGCCGGCAAGACCACCACGCTGTGAGTGGCCGCCACCGCCCTCCCCGCCCCTGGGCCCCAGCTTGCACATCTGTTCAATGGGAAAGGCGTCTGGGGTCGGGTGGTTCCCGTGTCAACAGTGGGAGGGGACCCTCTGTTTGGGTACACAGTAGGCAGGCGATACAtgttttctctgagcctcagtttccctccccaGTAAAACGGGGAGGTCACACTCCTTTGGTCCGTGCATACAGTAGGTGCCCTTTAAGCACTGGTGCCCCTTCTctgggggcctcagtttccccctccgAAGGAGCAGCTGCTCTGAGACCCCTGCACCTGCAGGTCCATCCTGAGTGGCCTCTTTCCACCCACTCGTGGCTCCGCCTGTGTCCTGGGCCATGACGTCCGGTCCGGCATGGCAGCCATCCGGCCCCACCTGGGCGTCTGCCCGCAGTACAACGTGCTGTTCGACATGTGCGTCTCAGGGGGCCCGGGGGCAGCGGTGGGAGGCCGGGGGGTGCTCGGGGACCCGCCTGCCACGGTGGCCGCTCTGTTCCTCGCCCGTGGCCGCAGGCTGACCGTGGACGAGCACGTCTGGTTCTATGGGCGGTTGAAGGGTCTGAGTGCAGCTGCCGTGGGCCCCGAGCAGGACCGTCTGGTGCAGGACACGGGTCTCGTCCCCAAGCGGCGAGCGCAGACGCGCCACCTCTCCGGTGAGCCCGGCCTGGAGTGGGGCTGGGACTTCATGCCAAGGGAGGTGGGAAGCTAGAGGAAAAGGGCGCGTCTGGGGGACCCAGGAGGAGCCAGGCACTGCGGTCCAggtgggtgggggaaggggcGTGGAGGGGGGGCAGCCCTGCCCAAGACTGGGGGGGTCATGCTGAGATCTGGacacctgtcccctcccaggtgggATGCAACGGAAGCTTTCAGTGGCCATCGCCTTTGTGGGTGGCTCCACAGTGGTCATCTTGGACGAGCCCACAGCTGGTGTGGACCCTGCTTCTCGCCGTGGTATTTGGGAGCTGCTGCTCAAATACCGCgaaggtgagagttaggggtgaCCCAGGGTTCCCCTGGATTCTGCTTGAGGGGCTAGAAAAGGTTTCTGAGAAGGAGATAAGTTTCCTGTTGAGGAGGTGCTGGGATGGGGTTTtgagggatgaataggagtttaccACACAGGGCAGGCAATTCTTGGCAAAGGCCACAACTTGGGCAGAGACCTGTGGCTTGAGGGTACACGTGGGTTGGGTCCCTGTCACCAGGTCGCACACTGGTCCTCTCCACCCATCACCTGGACGAGGCGGAGCTCCTGGGAGACCGTGTGGCGGTGGTGGCGGGCGGCCGCCTGTGCTGCTGTGGCTCCCTGCTCTTCCTGCGTCGCCACCTGGGCTCCAGCTACTACCTGACACTGGTGAAAGGTCCCCcacccctggccaccagcaggaAGGTGAGGGCTGGActgacccctgacccctgacccaAGCCTCTGTCCAGCCCCAACGGCCATAGCAGCTGGTGCCCCTCTGCCTGCAGGGTGACGCTGACATGGAGGACAGCGTGGATGCCAGGCAGGAAAAGGAGCCGGGCAGCCCGGCCGGTGAGGGCTGGCGAGGGAGAGCCACAGGGAGTGGCCAGGGGTGGCAGTGGCTTGGTTCATGGCAGTGGGGCTTCATCACCCCAGACTAGACCCCTGACCCCGGGCTGAGCCTGACTCCGGCCCTGCCTTTGACCTAACCTGGGCTGAGCCCACACACAGACGCCCCTGACCTCTGACCTCAGGTGGACTCTGGCGCTGACCCCAGGTCAAGTCCTGCTGTCAAGTGCTTACCCCTGACCTCTCTGCCCACAGGGACGGGTGCCTCCTGGGTGGCCAAGCCCCTCccccagggaggctgggctgggagagGCGGGCTGGGAGCTGGGGCCGTGCAGCCTGCCACTGTCCCCCCGGGTGCGCCCCGGCTGCTGGCCCTGGTGCAGCGCTGGGCGCCTGGGGCGCGGCTGGTCGAGGAGCTGCCGCATGAGCTGGTGCTCGCGCTGCCCTCCGAGGGCGCCCTGGACGGCAGCTTCGCCGAGCTCTTCCGCGAGCTGGACCGGCGGCTGGGGGAGCTGGGGCTGGCCGGCTACGGCATCTCCGACACCAGCCTCGAGGAGGTGCGGCGGCCAGAGGCAGGGGgcgggctgcctggaggaggaggcggggtctgcttgctgacagcagggcaccccagggagagggcagggcactGCGGGGCTCCAAATACCCTGGGGAGGTCTGGAGGATCCACGGTGTCCTACAGCTGGTCGAGGGGCTCCCTCCTGTGGGGCCGCGCACTCTGAGCCCCCGCTTTGTCTCCCCAGATCTTCCTGAAGGTGGTGGAGGACAATGCTGGGGACACAGACCCACAGGGTGCGGCTGCAGGTCCCTGTCCTTACCCCCAACCCTGGGCCAGAGTTGGACCTGGCTTCAGACCAAGTCCTGACCCCTGGCTGAGCCTGGCCCGAAGCACAACCCTGAGCTCCAACCCTTGTTCCTGGCTCCTCTATCTGTGACTCTTGACCTTGACCCAGACCCCAGGCTGACCCCTGACCCTGGCCCCCGGTGGCTCCACAGATGGTGGCCGCAGGCCGCCCCCGTGCACCGGCACTGCTTACCTGGACACGACCACGCGGCTCAAGATCCAGCCGGAGGAGTCAGCCCTGGAGAATGGGGCGCCAGGTGAGTGGTCCCTGCCCCGACCCTGTGGCCCCTCGCGGTCCCCCAAGTCCTGATCAccgaccctcccctcccccacagccgGGTCAGCCCCGGAGACGCAGGCCCTGCGGGGCTCCAGGCCGGACGCCGCAGGCCGTGTGCAGGGCTGGGCGCTGACCTGCCAACAGCTCCGGGCCCTGCTTCTCAAGCGCTTTCTGCTGGCCCGCCGCAGCCGCTGTGGCCTGTTCGCCCAGGTGAGGAGGGCGCGTGGGGGACGCCACACCTGTCTCCACTCGGTGGCCTCAACCAACCGCCCGGCCCCGGGCGTGCCCCCCGCTCTGAGCACCTGCATTGGGAGCACTGGGGAGCCACGGATGGTCGTAGtgcaggggcagggagggcagcTCACGGCCGGTCCCCCAGATGGTGCTGCCGGCCCTCTTTGTGGGTCTGGCGCTGGCATTCAGCCTCATCGTGCCGCCGTTCGGACACTACCCGGCTCTGCGGCTCAGCCCCAGCATGTACGGCGCCCAGGTGTCCTTCTTCAGGTGGGCgcagaggaggggctggtggtgggggcCAGGGGCCTGGGGATGCGGCGCTGACCCCGCTCCCCACACACAGCGAGGACGCCCCAGGGGACCCCGAGCGTGCGCGCCTGCTCGAGGCGCTGCTGGAGGAGGCGGGACTGCAGGACCCGTCCCCGAAGAACAGCTCTAGCGGGTGAGGCCCCCCGCCTggacccagcctcagtttccctctctgcgCCCTGGCCGTGGGCCTCGGGGGGCGCCCAGAGCATCCCCGTGCCTGCCGGGGAGCCCCCGGAGCAGGTGCCCACAGCCCACCCTGTCCCCCAGGACGCCCGCGTGCGTGCCGCCCGCCGCCTGCCACTTCTCGGTGCCCGAGGTTCCCGCCGACGTGGCCGCGGTCTTGGCCGGCGGCAACTGGACCCCAGCGGACCCCTCCCCGGCCTGCGAGTGCAGCAGGCCCGGCGCCCGCCGCCTGCTGCCCGCCTGCCCCCCGGCGGCCGGCGGCCCCCCGGCGCCCCAGGCCCTGAGCGGCTCGGGCGAGATGGTGCAGAACCTCACGGGCCGGAACCTGTCCGACTTCCTGGTCAAGACCTACCCGCGCCTCGTGCGCCAGGGGTGAGTGCCGCCCGCCTCGGTTTCCCCGGTTGTCACACGGGTCCGCGGGCCCAGGAGGTCTGGCCCCAGGGGAGGTCGGGTGGACCCTGGCCGGGGCGCCCCTGCGTGTCCCACCGTCTCCCGGGCGTCTGTCTCACACCACTGTCCCCACCCCGTGTCTGTTTATCTGTCCGTTTCTCCCGCAGCCTGAAGACCAAGAAGTGGGTGAACGAGGTCAGGTGAGGAGGGCCCCCCGGGTCCCCTTGCCAAACCCCTGCCTGCCCACTGGGGGCTCTCCCGCCCCGTCCTCCCCGGCCCTCAGCTGCCCCCCTGCCCTGCAGGTACGGGGGCTTCTCCCTGGGGGGCCGCGACCTGGGCCTGCCCTCGGGCCGTGAGGTGGGCCGCTCACTGGAGGAGCTGCGGGCGCTGCTGAGCCCCCAGCCCGGCGGGGCCCTCGACCACGTCCTGAACAACCTCACTGCCTGGGCTCACGGCCTGGATGCCCAGGACAGCCTCAAGGTGGGAACCAGGGGTCTCGGGCGGGCAGCCGGTGGGGGCAGGTCTGACCGCATGGCCCTGACCCCTCAGCCCTGATCCCCCACCCCAGATCTGGTTCAACAACAAGGGCTGGCACGCCATGGTGGCCTTTGTCAACCGAGCCAACAACGCACTTCTACGTGCCCGCCTGCCCCCGGGCCCCAACCGCAGCGCCCACAGCATCACCACACTCAACCACCCCCTGAACCTCACCAAGGAGCAGCTGTCCAAGGCTGTGCTGTGAGTCCGTCTGCCCTGCATGGCCTCCCCTGCCTCGGTTTCTCCATTGTGTTAAGTGGTGGGAGTGTATGTGCACTCCGCCATGCTCTGCTGTGGGAATGGGGGACAGGAACTGCTCCTCTGCTCCCCAGGCTGGGGTGATGCGACATCACAGGCTCCACAGGCTCCAGTCCTCTCAGCAGCCCACACGTCCTTATCACGTCAACCTTTATCCCACCAGAGACCTGTACAACCTCTCCCTCCCAAATCACCCAGCCCCCCTCATCCCAAGTGGCTCGGGCCGTCTCCCCACTGGCAGCCAGCCCCGTAGACCCACTGATGGCATGCCCAGCCCCGCTCTGAACAACTGTTGCGCCCTCCCCCCCGCCCCAGGATGGCCTCCTCGGTGGACGTGCTCGTCTCCATCTGCGTGGTGTTCGCCATGTCCTTCATCCCAGCCAGCTTCACACTCATCCTCATTGAGGAGCGCGTCACTGGAGCCAAGCACCTGCAGTTCATGGGGGGCCTGCCCCCCACCCTCTACTGGCTCAGCAACTTTCTCTGGGACATGGTGCGGGGACTGCCCGGAGGCACGGGGACTTGTCCAGGATGGCCCTGGGGGAAGTCTTGGGGATGGTGGGAGACCTGGTGTCCCACTGCCCGAACTGCAGGGAGGTTGGGGTGGGGCACAGGGCGGAGAGTGGCCGTTCCTGCCCCCGCACACCGATGGGGGTTAACTGCTGTCTCCAATGCAGTGTAACTACTTGGTGGCGGCATGCATTGTGGTGCTCATCTTTCTGGCCTTCCAGCAGAGGGCGTATGTGGCCCCTGCCAACCTGCCTGCTCTCCTGCTGTTGCTATTACTGTACGGGTGAGGCCCCAACCCCTCAGGGCCTGTTCTTCCTGACTGCCCTGCCCCCCTGCCTAATGTTGTAGCAGCTCCCAAGGAGAGGATCTGGAGGTCTGAGGGGACCCCAAGTGTGATCTAATGCAATGGTATGCCAAGGTGGCTTTAAAAGCTCACCTTGTCCAGACACATTAATAGAGATATAGCAGGGAGGACGGGAGGGGTCTGTAGTCCCCTCAGGGCCACTCAGCCCCATCTGGGTGGTTACCCAGCGACTCCCATTGCCCCCCAGCTGGTCCATCACGCCGCTCATGTACCcagcctccttcttcttctccgtGCCCAGCACGGCCTACGTGGTGCTCACCTGCATCAACCTCTTCATCGGCATCAACGGCAGCATGGCCACCTTTGTGCTGGAGCTCTTCTCCGATCAGGTGGGGCTCCGCAAGCCTGGGCCTcgggccagggctgggctggggccttGGCCTCAGCCCCTGACCCGcctccctcttcccacccctGAGCAGAAGCTGCAGGAGGTGAGCCAGATCCTGAAACGGGTCTTCCTGATCTTCCCCCACTTCTGCCTGGGCCGGGGGCTCATTGACATGGTGCGGAACCAGGCCGTGGCTGACGCCTTTGAGCGCTTGGGTGAGAACCTCCTTCCAGGTGGAGAAGTGCCAGCCAGGAGTGAATTATACAGGGTGGGGACAAACATCAGCCCTCGAGAAGAAACCTGAAGGTCTTAGGTGGCTCCAAGTCCGGGCCATGTTAGAGGTGCAGCAAAGTGGCCATAAAAGCTAATTCCATCTTGGGTCACATCACAAGAGATCTCAGGCCCTAAATAAGGGAGGTGGTGATATCACTGTTTTCTATGACAGTTGAGTGGCCTATCCAGTTCTTTGTCTTTTCCCTTAAGAACCCAAGGTGACTGGGATGAGGAAGGGCCCAGAAACCAAACCCCCTAAGGACCCAGTCGCTCCTTCCTGTCCCCCCAGGAGATGGGCACTTCCAGTCACCCCTGCGCTGGGAGGTGGTCGGCAAGAACCTCTTGGCCATGGTGGTGCAGgggcccctcttcctcctcttcacgcTCCTGCTGCAGCACCGTCACCGCCTCCTGCCACGGTCAGTGGGGCCCGGGGTAGGGTGTCAGGGGCCAGGGCCTGGCCTTGGGCCCACTCACGTCTCTGCCCTCAGACCCAAGCTGAGGCCGCTGCCACCCCTGCGGGAGGAGGATGAGGATGTGGCCCATGAGCGGGAACGGGTGGTCCGAGGGGCCACCCAAGGGGACGTGTTGGTGCTGTGGAACCTGACAAAGGTGGGTGCGGCCAGGCAGCGCGTGGCAGGGAGGGGGCTCCCACTGGCCCACCCACCCGTCTCAGGGACCTGCTGCCCTCCCAGGTGTACCAGGGGCAGAGGACACCAGCTGTCGACCGCCTGTGCCTGGGGATCCCGCCCGGTGAGGTGAGTCAGAGCTGAGGACCTGGTGCAGGGGCTGTGAGAGGCTGCCCTACTGTGCACACACAGCCCTTTACAGAGCACCTTCTGTGTGCATACCAccctttactgaacacctactatgagGCTGCTgccctttattgagcacctactgtgtgccagccaaCCTCTCCGCCTCGGGCTGACTGCACACCCAGCCTGAGTACCCGCTGTGTGGCAGGAGACATCCAGCGATCTCGTGCCCTgggatttattgagcacttgctgtgtacGGCCTCAATAGgacccctactgtgtgccaggattGATTAAACACAGCTCCTGTGCTGACGGCCGTTCCTGCTAAGTGGCAGCTTTACGCCTCCCCGCACACCCCCAGTGTCTGCCCCAGGGGCCCCCGTGTCCACAGCCCTccaaggggaaactgaggaacgCGCCCCTGGGACCCGAGGCGCTGGGACGGGGCCGGGCCTTGTTGAGCGCCGTCTGTGGGTGAACCCGCAGTGTTTCGGGCTGCTGGGCGTGAACGGCGCGGGGAAAACCTCCACCTTTCGCATGGTCACCGGGGAAATGCTGCCCAGCGGGGGCGAGGCGGTGCTGGCAGGCCACAGGTGAGGGGCTCTGGGCCCCTGTACCCCACACCCCTGCAGGTGGAGGGCCCTGAGACACCCTCTCCCTTACCAGGGGGGTCCGGGGTGGGGGTCCTGAGACTCCTGTCTGCCTCTGGCATGGCCGGGGCCTGGCCAGTGCCCTGAGCCTCTGTCCCCCGTCCCCAGCGTGGCCCGCGAACCAGCCGCCGCGCACCGCCGCATGGGCTACTGCCCCCAGTCTGACGCCGTCTTCGAGCTGCTGACCGGCCGCGAGCACCTGGAGCTGTTCGCGCGCCTGCGCGGTGTCCCCGAGGCTCAGGTTGCCCaggtgaccccccccccccgggcttCTGGATGTCACCCCAGCTTTGTTCTCCCTGCccacgcccccccacccccagctcgtccactcacgtgggcccatccaCCTCTCCACGGTCATCCGGGCTGCACCCTGACTCCCACCCCGCTTAGGGAGCCCCCTCTCTGACCCCTCCGGGCTGGGGCCCCACCCACTCGCCGTGACTCCACCTCCGGCTTCGCGCCTTTCTGCGCCTGCGCCAGGCCCGTCTCTGCCCACTCGGCCCCGCCCCCAGGATGGGGCCCCGCCCCCAGGATGGAGCCTTGcccccttctcttcccctcccgCCCCATCCTCGCTGTGGCCCCCCCAGTGCTCAGTGTAGCCCCCCTTTACTCtcagtctggcccccaccccacactGTGCACCCCCTGGTTCACTCAGCCCTCCCTCACTCACTCTGGGTCCCCCTTTTCCCCCACTGTGGCCCCCCTGACTCCCCCATGCTCACTCCACCCCCCCTCCGCTCTCGCTCTGCCCCCCCATGCTCACTCCACCCACCCTCCGCTCTCGCTCTGCCCCCCCATGCTCACTCTGCCCCCCCATGTTCATCCCGACCCCCTGCTCTCACTCTGCCCCCCCACATTCACTCTGGGGTCCCCCACTCCGGCCCGCCCCGCAGACCGCGAGCCTGGGCCTGGCGCGCCTGGGGCTGCCGCAGTACGCGGACCGGCCTGCGGGCACCTACAGCGGCGGCAACAAGCGGAAGCTGGCCACAGCGGTGGCGCTGGTGGGCGACCCGCCCGTGGTCTTCCTGGTgcgtgggggcggggcctgggggcggggcctggacggggcggggcggggctgaAGCATCGCCCCCTCCCAGGACGAGCCGACCACCGGCATGGACCCCAGCACGCGGCGCTTCCTCTGGAACAGCATCCTGGCTGTGGTGCGGGAGGGCCGCTCCGTGGTGCTCACCTCGCACAGGTGGGCCCCGCGCCGGATGCCCTGGGCTGTGGGTCAGGTTGGTCTAGGCTCCGGGGAGAGAGGTGGACCAGGAGCCGAGCAGAGGCTGTCGACAGCACAGGGACATGGAGTGGCCCTGACCTGGGGCCGAGGATGCCAGGCCCGAGTCGGTGGACACACGGCGGTGGTACCTGGCCCGGGCCAGAGCAGTCTGGGCTGCGGGAAGTGTCCAGAGCCTGGATGGGGAGGGTCCTCGGTCGGGGTAGCGCAGGCCCAGGCCTGGCCGCAGCTCACGGCGCTCGTCCCCCGACAGCATGGAGGAGTGCGAGGCGCTCTGCACGCGCCTGGCCATCATGGTGAACGGGCGGTTCCGCTGCCTGGGCAGCGCGCAGCACCTCAAGGGCAGGTGAGCGGGGCGAGGCCCCTAGGGCCGCTGTGCAGGCAGGAGCCGGAGGATGAGGGTGGGGGTGTAGGTGCGGCCAGCAGAGAGACCAGACGCGGAGCCACGTGGGGCCAGCTAGGCTCTAACCGGAGGGGAGGCGAGGGCCGTGGATGGTCCAGGAGAGATGAATGAGGGGCGGGGTCTGATGGGTGAGCGCCGTCCGTGGGCGGAGGGGGAGGAGGCTCAGGAGTGGACGGTCCTGTAGAGCGAGCTGGGGGCGTGGCCTGAGTGTGCGCACCGCCTTATGAGGGCGGGGCTAGAGAAAGGATTAGCATGTGGGCGGGGCAAGGATGAGCCGGGATGAGGTCACGTGTTGGGTCGGGGGGTCAAGAGGGGCCAGGTGTAGGGGGCGGGGTCAGAAGAGCTGGGGAGCTGTGGGGCGGGGCCATGGGCGTGTCT
This portion of the Diceros bicornis minor isolate mBicDic1 unplaced genomic scaffold, mDicBic1.mat.cur scaffold_67_ctg1, whole genome shotgun sequence genome encodes:
- the ABCA7 gene encoding phospholipid-transporting ATPase ABCA7 isoform X3, which encodes MAFWTQLMLLLWKNFLYRRRQPIQLLVELLWPLFLFFILVAVRHSHPPLEQHECHFPNKPLPSAGTVPWLQGLICNMNNTCFPRPTPGEEPGVLSNFNDSLVSRLLADARTVLGGPSAHRTLAGLGKLMPTLRAARRAAQPLLSDWPQEGLPLAAELLGTLLRGEFLGSELGQAQESVGSFLEAAEDLAQELLALPSLAELQRLLRRLRGTDGPLEVVSEALCSARGSSIPGGFSFNWYKARDLKELVGQEAAPALPENTLSPACAELMGALDTHPLSRLLWRRVKPLVLGKLLFAPDTPFTQQLMAQVNRTFQELALLKDVQEVWGLLGPQLFSFMNDSANVAMLQRLLEIQGTGKRQPGPGAQNRTEALRAFLDPGGRGYSWQDMHTDVGHLVGMLGHVMECVTLDKLEALPSEGALVVRALELLAERRFWAGVVFLGPEDPGDPAPLPGPGHVRIKIRMDIDDVMKTNKIRDRFWDPGPAADPLTDLRYVWGGFVYLQDLLERAAVRVLSGAAPRAGLYVQQMPYPCYVDDAFLRVLSRSLPLFLTLAWIYSVALTVKAVVREKETRLRYTMRAMGLGGAVLWLSWFLSCLGPFLFSTALLVLVLKLGDILPYSNPAVVFLFLAAFAVATVVQSFLLSAFFSRANLAAACGGLAYFVLYLPYVLCVAWRDQLPVGGRVAASLLSPVAFGFGCEGLALLEERGEGAQWHNMGTGPTADVFSLAQVSGLLLLDAVLYGLATWYLEAVCPGQYGIPEPWNFPFRRSYWFGPRPPKCLAPPPALQDPEVLVEEAPPGLMPGVSIRGLEKRFPGNPQPALRGLSLDFYQGHITAFLGPNGAGKTTTLSILSGLFPPTRGSACVLGHDVRSGMAAIRPHLGVCPQYNVLFDMLTVDEHVWFYGRLKGLSAAAVGPEQDRLVQDTGLVPKRRAQTRHLSGGMQRKLSVAIAFVGGSTVVILDEPTAGVDPASRRGIWELLLKYREGRTLVLSTHHLDEAELLGDRVAVVAGGRLCCCGSLLFLRRHLGSSYYLTLVKGPPPLATSRKGDADMEDSVDARQEKEPGSPAGTGASWVAKPLPQGGWAGRGGLGAGAVQPATVPPGAPRLLALVQRWAPGARLVEELPHELVLALPSEGALDGSFAELFRELDRRLGELGLAGYGISDTSLEEIFLKVVEDNAGDTDPQDGGRRPPPCTGTAYLDTTTRLKIQPEESALENGAPAGSAPETQALRGSRPDAAGRVQGWALTCQQLRALLLKRFLLARRSRCGLFAQMVLPALFVGLALAFSLIVPPFGHYPALRLSPSMYGAQVSFFSEDAPGDPERARLLEALLEEAGLQDPSPKNSSSGTPACVPPAACHFSVPEVPADVAAVLAGGNWTPADPSPACECSRPGARRLLPACPPAAGGPPAPQALSGSGEMVQNLTGRNLSDFLVKTYPRLVRQGLKTKKWVNEVRYGGFSLGGRDLGLPSGREVGRSLEELRALLSPQPGGALDHVLNNLTAWAHGLDAQDSLKIWFNNKGWHAMVAFVNRANNALLRARLPPGPNRSAHSITTLNHPLNLTKEQLSKAVLMASSVDVLVSICVVFAMSFIPASFTLILIEERVTGAKHLQFMGGLPPTLYWLSNFLWDMCNYLVAACIVVLIFLAFQQRAYVAPANLPALLLLLLLYGWSITPLMYPASFFFSVPSTAYVVLTCINLFIGINGSMATFVLELFSDQKLQEVSQILKRVFLIFPHFCLGRGLIDMVRNQAVADAFERLGDGHFQSPLRWEVVGKNLLAMVVQGPLFLLFTLLLQHRHRLLPRPKLRPLPPLREEDEDVAHERERVVRGATQGDVLVLWNLTKVYQGQRTPAVDRLCLGIPPGECFGLLGVNGAGKTSTFRMVTGEMLPSGGEAVLAGHSVAREPAAAHRRMGYCPQSDAVFELLTGREHLELFARLRGVPEAQVAQTASLGLARLGLPQYADRPAGTYSGGNKRKLATAVALVGDPPVVFLDEPTTGMDPSTRRFLWNSILAVVREGRSVVLTSHRYSCTSPRTRGRRKTRRRSRRQERGRTLCRARSGPNSSPDSSTTPARPGQCSEPTFYVGLVGGPESDTGRAEGLGRDPEAPRGAAALEEIIKRSCGVQLCARVSENASLCAVYRPLHPRVGMCGFVDTGAIRRAQVRAQLQRTGPPAVKVSMGGRGVSAHVGLAPEGGTCESLVMKWA